Below is a genomic region from Magnetococcales bacterium.
TTCAAATGATCGTCCAGCATCGATCCGCAGGATCAAGGCTGTTTCATTCCTTCCCTGTCCGGAAGCTCCTTGCCCTGAGGATCCCATCCGCCGATCATGCCGGCGGGCGGTTCGGCAAAGATCCGTTCCCCGGCCTGAAGTCCCGACAACACACTCACCGAATTCATTTCGACCAGTCCACCCAGACGGATCATGCGCAATTCCGGTTCCTTTCCCTGGATGGCGACCAGAACCGCCGGCAGGGACCCCCGCCAGATCACCGCGGTTTTGGGAATTGTCGGATGGTTGCGCACCGGGGTGGTGATGTCGGGAATCATCACCTCGGCATACATTCCCGGGCCTGCGGGTGAACCTTCGGCCAGATCGAGTTTCACCGTCACCGTGTGCCGTTGCGGATCGGCCATCGGGAACACCTGGGCGACCCGTGTTTCCGCCTCGACCCCACCGACATCGAGCCGGGCGGGAATCGACATTCCCTTCTTGATTCCGGGCATGAGCCGGGCAGGGATGTCCACCTTGATCTGAAGATGGCGCGTATCGGCGAAACCGAGCAGTGGCATCCCCGGCTGAACCGTGTCGCCGACTTCGATGTGCTTGGCGACGATCACTCCGGCGAAGGGGGCGATGGAACGGGTATCGCGCAATTTGGCTTCCAGTTCTTCCAGTGCCGCCTGCGCCTGGGTCAGGGCATAGCGGGCCTGATCGATCTGGGTCCCCTGGGCATAGATCTGGGCGCGGCGGGTCAGTTCGGGATTGTCCACCCCGACCATATCGGACAGGGGACGGGTCACCACCCGGTCGAACATGCGCGGCATGTCCATCCCCATGTTGTCCGAGGCCATGCTCGAACCGGAATAGACCTGGCGGGTATACTGCACCCGGGCGTTGCGCCAGTTGGCGGAGGCGGTCGCCAACGCCGCCTGGGCCGACCGATGCTTGGCCAGGAGGTCATCGTCGTCCAGTGCGACCAGGATCAATCCCTTCTTGAACCAATCGCCTTCCTTGCCGGCGACATACTCGACCCGTCCGGGCATCTGCGCGGCGAAGGAGACCTCACGATAGGGGACCACCGTCCCCCCCAGGGTGGTGGTGGCGCCGATCGTCGCCTCCTCCACGACGATGATCCGCGGTTCCACGGAGGCAGGCCCGACCGCGTCACCGTTCGCGCTTCCCCCCTCGGCGGCGGCCCACGGCACGACAGGCCGGATCACCCAGGCCGCGAGGGCCAGCGACAACGCCATCAATGTGATCAATTTCCTCATGGAACAAACCACCTCGCACACAACGATGACGGACAACAGCCGTGGCGGATCACGGAATGGCCCCGACACATTCACCATGGAACGTGTCGGGGTCCGATCGATTCCCCGTCACACCCGCCCCATCACCGAGAAGGATTTGATGAACGGCGCCGCCATGCGCGGATCCTTGATCATGGCGCCGTAATCGCCCACGTTGAACTTGAGCTTGCGCGAGGTATAGGCCATTCCCAGACCCATCATGCCGATTCCCTTGGAAATCCACTTTTCCCAGTTGGCCTTGCTGGCCCGCAGATCCCAGTTGACGGTTTCCCCGTTGTAGGCGCCGCTCTGGACGACCTTCCCCTTCTGCACCACGATCACCCCGATGGGCTTGTCATCCCCCTCGAACCCATAGGCGATGGTCGAGTTGAAGTCGATCTCTGCCAGGGCATCGGAAAGTTCCTTTTCCTTGTTCCATTCTTCCTGAAAACGAACCATCCATCCCGCGGAAAACAATTCGGCCATTTCTGCTCCTTTTCCTGTCGTCAGATAAGTTACACACGCACCTTGCAAATGGATCCTTCCGACGCGCCGTGCGACCTGCCGCGCCCCTTTGTTTTATTAATTATTTCAAACATTCCCTCACCGACCCGAAAGCGATTCACCATACCTCATCACAGGCGGTTTGACAATCCCGAACTTCCCCGCCGCGGTCAAAAAGTACCTCATTCGGATGGCGCCCGGAATTCAAACGATGATACGCCGCCGCACCAGGAAAACGGCCAGGATGAAGGAAACGAGGGCATAGGCCCCGATCACCGCCAGATGTATCGCCGCGGCCTCGGGGAGGGTACCGGTCGCCAGGGGGCGCAGCAATGCCACGACATGAGTCAACGGCAACAGCGTCACCAGGGATTGAACGAACGAAGGGAGCGCGGTCACGGGATAGAAGACGCCGCAGAAAAGAAACATCGGCGTCGTGACCAGCGTAAAATAGTAGAGGAAAAAATCGTACCCCGGTGAAATCGCCGTCACCACCATGGCCATGGCGCCGAAGGCGATCCCCGAAAGGAGCACCACCGACAACGCCGCCAGCGCCCCGCTCGGGGAAAAGGCGCCGAGTCCGACCCCGACGGCGAGAATGGCCACCCCCGAAAACAGGGAGCGCGTTGCCGACCAGGCCACTTCGCCCGCGACCACGTCGGCGACCCTCAAGGGGGTCGCCAGCATGGCGTGAAAGGTGTTCTGCCGCGTCATGCGGGTGAACCCGCCGTAGACCGCCTCGAAGGTAGCGGAATTCATGCTGTTGCCGGCGAGGATTCCCGAGGCCAGGTAGACCAGATAATCCATCTCGCCGATCGAACCGACGAAACGTCCCAACCCGTATCCCAGTCCCAGAAGGTACAGAAACGGCTCCCCGAGGCTCCCCGCGAGCGATGCCGCCGCCGTTTTCCGCCAGACCATGAAATGACGCAGCCAGACCTGGACAAAACCCGCCGATGGGACGATCCCATGGATGCCGATGGCCTGGATTTCCCGATTCATGAACCTTCTCCAAGATCGTGACCGGTCAAACGCAGGAACACATCCTCCAGGTTGGCGGGACGAAGAATGCAGGAGACCCCTTCGTGCCGGGCCACGCGGGAACGAAACGATTCCAGATCCGATCCATGGGCATGCCAGGTATCCCCGACCTGCTCCAACCGCCCTGGAATCGGGGCAAACCCCGCCGGGTCGGGAAGGCCGCTTCGGGACCAGATTTCCAGGACCTCCGGTTCGACATGACGGGCGATGAGGGTTTCGGGGCTGCCCTGGTCGAGGATGCGCCCCTGATCGAGAATCAAAAGGCGGTCGCACAGACGGGCCGCCTCTTCCATGTAGTGGGTGGTCAGCAGGAGGGTGACCCCCTGCTCCCTGAGACGGGCAAGCCTTTGCCAGATCAGATGCCGTGCCTGTGGATCCAGACCGGTGGTCGGTTCGTCAAGAATGACGATGCTGGGCTGGGCCACCAGGGCCCGGGCGATCACGAGGCGGCGCATCATCCCTCCCGAAAGAATCCGTACCGGGGTATCGCGACGATCGCTCAACTGGGCAAATTCCAGCAACCGGTCCATCCGTTCCCGGCGTTCCGCCCTGGACAGTCCGAAATAGCGTCCGTAGACCTCCAGATTTTCCGCCACGTCAAGATCGGTATCAAGGTTGTTGTCCTGGGGTACAATCCCCATCCGCGCCGCGATCCAGGGATCCTCGGGTCGCACGTCCCGCCCCAGAACTTCGAGGATTCCATCATCACGGGGTGTCAGACCGATGATCATCCGCATCGTCGTGCTCTTGCCCGCGCCGTTGGGACCCAAAAACCCGAAACATTCCCCCTGGCGGACCGAAAAATCGATCCCATCCACCACCAACCGTTCGCCGTAGCGCTTGGTCAGTCCGGAGGCACGGATGATCGTCGAGGTCATGAACACACTTCCCTTGGCGGTTGCGATGATGGAAAATGGCCGTATCTTGACGGGATGGCCCTTTGGACGCAACCCCCTTGCATCTGAAAATGAATAACGGCCAATTCATTGAATTATTGAAATTTTAGTAACTGCCCAGGTATCTTCCGGGTTCAATTATTGAAAGAAAAAAGGGGGCTTAAAGGATTGCCCCCAGGGTTTTGATTTTGTTTTTGAATTTAAAAAAAAGATTCGTTCTCCGCTTTTGACTTTGTTTTTAACCTTGTTTAAAATCAAAACCCTGGGGGAAATCCCCAGACCCCTTTTTTCTTTCAATAATTTATTTCAAGGCCGGGATCATGATGAAACTACTCACCAGTGATCAGATGCGGGAAGCGGACCGGCGTACCATCGAGGAACTGGGCCTGCCGGGCATGGTCCTGATGGAAAACGCCGGGCAGGGGGTCGTCCAGATTCTGAAAAACGAACTCGACGACTGGCGCCGCCGCCGCATCCTGGTCGTAGCGGGAACGGGCAACAATGGCGGCGACGGCTTTGTCGTGGCCCGGCGTCTGCTCCAGGATGGCGCCGACACCACGGTCCTTCTTCTGGGACAGGCTGGATCCCTGAAAGGCGATGCCGCCACCAACCATGACATATACCATCGTTTGGGTGGAAAAGTCCGCGAGATCGTCACGCCGGACCATCTTTCCGGCCTGAAATCACGCCTGAATCATGCCGGAGTGATCATCGACGCCATTTTCGGTACCGGCCTTGTCCGTCCCATCACCGGCGTGATCGCCACAGTGATCGACAGCATCAACCAATCGGGAAAACCGGTCCTCGCGGTCGATATTCCCTCGGGAATCGATGCCGACACCGGCCAGATCCTGGGAACCGCCATCCGCGCCGACTGGACAGTCACCTTCGCCGCCGAAAAGATCGGTCACCACCTTTATCCCGGCGCTGCGTTCCGAGGCCGGCTGTTCCGGGTCGAGATCGGCATCCCCGCAACCTTTCTTGAGATTCCCGCCCATCGTGTCGCCCGCAACCTGACCGCCGACCTGGACATACCCGCCCCACGACCAGACAGCCACAAGGGTCATTTTGGTCATTTATTCATTGTCGCCGGGTCGCTTGGCAAGGAAGGCGCGGCAGCGCTGACCGCCCTTGGGGCGCAAAGCGCCGGTTGCGGACTCGTGACCGTGGCCACCCCCGGCATTGCCCAACCGAATGTCGCCGCGAAACTTTTGGAAGCGATGAGCCTTCCCCTCCCCGACGACGGCATTCGCGGCCTCGAACCCGAGGCACTGACCACCCTTCTCAACCATCCCGTCCGCCCGTCGGTCGTGGCCATCGGTCCGGGGTTGGGAACGGGAGACGGCGCCGTCGCCGTCGTCACGGGCCTGCTCCATCATTGGCCCGACACCCCCATGGTCATCGACGCCGATGGTCTCAACGCCCTGGCCCGCAACCAGGAACACCCCCTGCCCCTGCACCGTTCGGCCCCGACCGTTCTCACCCCTCATCCCGGAGAAATGTCGCGGCTGTTGTGCCGGACGGTCGCCTCGATTCAGGAGGACCGCCTGAAGTCGGCTCGAACATTGGCGGAAAACCTTCAGGCATGGGTTGTCCTCAAGGGGGCCGACAGTGTCATTTCCGCACCCGATGGTCGTCTCTGGATCAACGACAGCGGCAATTCGGGCCTTTCCGCCGGAGGCAGCGGCGATGTCCTGACCGGAGTCATCGCCGGCTTGCTTGCCCGGGGTTGGCCGGTCGAAAGCGCCGTGCGTGCCGGGGTGCGGGTCCATGGCGAGGCCGCGGAAGCGGCGGCGGCGGAATTCGGAGGCGTCATCGGTCTGAAGGCAGGCGATCTTTTCCCCTTCATCTGCCGCCTGCTCAACCGGTTGGGCTGATCATGGAACGACGGTCCTTCGGCGCCACCGGTGTCCGACCCACGGTATTCACGCTGGGAACGATGCGTTTTCTCCATGGATGGGACGATCCCGACGACCACCTCCCCGAGGATTCCCTGGCCAACGCCCACGACATCATCCACGCTGCCCTGGGCATGGGGATCAATCATATCGAGACCGCCCGGAGCTACGGCAAGAGCGAACGCCTCATCGGCAAGGTTCTTTCGCTCATGAAACCGCCCCGATCACCGCTGATCCTCACCTCCAAAGGGCAACCGACCGAAACGGCGGGCGAGATGCGCCGGCAACTGGAAAATTCCCTCGAACGGCTTGGGGTGGATCGTCTGGATCTGTACGCCCTGCACGGACTCAACAACCGAATGCGCGCCGACCTGGCCTTGCGGCCTGGTGGTTGCCTGGCCGCCCTGCAACGGGCACGGGATGAAGGGTTGATCGGGGCCATCGGCTTTTCCAGCCATGCACCGCTTCCCCTCCTGCTGGAACTCATCGCCACGGGGGAATTCGCCTTCGTCAATCTGCACTACAATTTTTTCCGTCAGGAAAACCGTGCCGCGGTCGCCCTGGCGGCGTCCCGGGAAATGGGGGTGTTCATCATTTCACCCAATGAAAAGGGGGGATGGCTTTATCAACCTTCGCCGCAACTCGAAAAGGAATGTCATCCGCTGCATCCGGTCCATTTCAACGAACGCTGGCTCCTGTCACAGCCCGAGGTGCATACCTTGAGCATCGGTCCAAGCCTGGCGCAACACCTGGATCGCCACCGCCCAAGCCTTGAAAAGCGCCCTTATTGGGGAAATGCGGAACGTCGGATCCAGACGCGCCTGAACCTTGCCCTGTCCGGCTCGCCGCTGGACCGCTGCGGTCCCTGCAACCGCTGCCTCCCCTGTCCGGTCCGGATCGATATTCCAAACGTGTTGCGACTCGAACACCTGGCACAAACCCTGAGGATGGAAGAATTCGGTCGGTTTCGCTATGGCATGATGTCCCCCGACGACCATTGGATTCCGGGGGCCCGGGGCAATCTTTGCGACCATTGCGGCGATTGTCTTCCCCGCTGCCCCCAGGAACTGCCCATCCCCGAACTGGTGCATCGCGCCCACGACCGGTTCCAACGGTAAACCCACCCGTTCCAGGAACAGATCATACGATAACAGGATTTTAAAATGAGTAAAAATTTTCAGGAGTGTCCAACGGAAGTGATCACTGCGTCCAATCCGAACCACCCGATGATCCACAACCGTTTCAAGGTACACGGACGAAAGAAAGGAATCCTCAAACGTAGCGAGACGGACTGGCTGCCGCAACGACTTCAAGAATCACGCCCCCCCTGGGGCGCCACCCGCGACGAAACCCTGACCCGTTGGCACGCCGACCCGAGAAACGCCCTTCTTTGGCTGGAAATCGGGTTTGGCAACGGCGAGACCCTGACCCACCTGGCCAGTCACCGTCCCCAGGACCGTCTGGTCGGCATCGATGTATTCATGGAAGGATTTTCGGCGCTGCTGCGACGCATGGAGCGTCTCCACATCGACACCATCGCCGTCGAGGCGGGCAATGCGGCGGAAATTCTGGAAACCCGACGATTGAACAGCATGTTCGACCGGGTCATGATCAATTTTCCCGACCCCTGGCCCAAGAAACGTCATCACAAACGGCGCCTGATCCAGAAGGAATTTCTCGACACCCTGGCCCGCGCCCTGGTCCCCGGCGGGCTTGTGACCCTGGCCACCGACTGGTCCGAGTACGGCATCTGGATGCAGGACCACCTTGAAGCCCACCCCGCCTTCATCAACCCCCACGGTCTCCGCGTCCCCGCCCCCGAACCCGACCTGTGGCTTCCCACCCGCTTCCAACGCAAGGGAGAAGCGGCAGGGCGATCCATCTTACACTTGAGTTACCAACGTTCATGAACACTTTTCTACCTTCCTTTCTTCCTTACAGAAGCCCTTGGGTAGAGGCGAGATGTTCCTGCCACATGTCTTTTCCTCGACTTAAGCAATCCGGAAACTCTGGAAGTATCTTCAGCTTTCATTAATAATTCTAAATCATTTCTCTCTATATTTTTTCTCAACGGCCTAGACGATCCAGCGACAAAAGAAATACCTTTGACACTCGTTGATATAACGCTACCCCGACTACTGTACTGATAACAGTTATTTGAACAAGAGCCCCGAACTTCCTTGTCCCTCCTTCTTTTCTTTATCCTATTGTCAAACTCCCGAATCATTTTACCAAACCTAAAAGTATCATCATTTTTCATGACTGCAACAGATGGATCGCCACGCAATCCTTCCAAGTGCTTCCGAACATCCTGAGCCCAATCTTCAGCAGTTTCCTCGGAATATCTTTCTCTCAAGAACGCCATTCCCTCATTCATCAATCGTGACAACTCTGCCTCATTATTCGGATTAACGAGGGCCTGGACATCGAACGCTAGAAGAGGCACCGACTTAAGTAGCGGCAATGTTTCCTCAAGAACTGGCTTCATTTCCACCGGTGGTCCGCAGCCCACCGAACCATCGGGAAAACGAAAAGAAATTGGCGCTTCCCCACCGATCTCCAGAGATTTTGACAAGCTCATGGGCTTATGGACAGGAAAACCGGATTGAAGTAACGGCTCTGGGTCTATTTGAACAAATCCAGTAACCACGCCAAGATCATTGGCTTGGTGCATGAACAACAAGGAATCGCCACCATCCCGACGCCAGAGGGGATGTAGAACGGTAGGACCTTCCTTGACCGGGGAGAAAAACTTATACAATTTCATCAGACGACCAATCCCTTTCCTCGTCAACGAGCCCGGAAAGAGGCTTACGTTGACAACAACTTCATCCCCTCCATGATTCCGGCCACTTTCTGTCTTAAAGCACCAAAGTGTTCCAGAGGGTCGGCAAAGCCGTCGCGATAACTTGTTACCACATCAGACAGTTCAAGACCCTTGAATAAATCGGAAAAATATTTTCGTTCTTCATTCATCCAGGCCCTGGGAATCACAATTTTCAACACTGTATTCTTGTTCAGCGGAATTTTATTTCCAAATCGCACCTCGAACGTCATCGCTCTGTCGTCAAAACGGGTAGATCTACGGGTCTTCAACAACTCGTGATAGTTGCTCACTGTCCCACTGGGGCTGGCGGGCGACAATGAATCCAAAGGAGAAATATCGTAATATCGGTCGTTCGTCCCGAAAAAAGCCCGGACGCACCTCCGTAAACAATCTGGAGAAACATCCAAAGCGAACAGATCCAACAATTCCAGATCTACTTTTTTACCGAACGGTGACAGATGTTCCTTGAACCGTCCAGTCAGAAAAGCACCGGTATCAAAAGGGCTTTGACCGACACGATCAGGCAGTTGCTCGCCATTCAGCAATATACATGCCGGATAAGCCACAGACTGCGCCGTCGCCCCTTCGTTCTTCTCCCGGCCCTCAAGCCTGTAGGAGGCGCGACCGTAAAAGCAGTATATTAACATCTTGTTAAAAAAGCCACAATTTCGTGGACTCAAATGTCCCTGCCCCAATATCTCCTCAAACGCCGTACAATTTGTGACATGGGTCAGGGGAAGCGGCGGGGGCAATTCAACAGGAGGCGTTGAAAAATGCTTGATATAACGTTTGAATTCGGTCACTGAAATCCCACTAATTCTTGGAAGGAAGATGTCAGTTGAAGTGTATGAGAACAACCATCATCAGTCAACCCCATCAAGGGTTGAATGGGTCGCATCGGGGGGAAATTTCTTGATCATCCAGGCGAGCAACAGAAGGCCGGGGATGGCGGCGGCGGTGGTCAGGAGGAAAAAAAGGACCCACGACATCTGATCGGCCAGCCAGCCGCCGCCGGAGGAAAGAATGGTGCGGCCAAAGGCCATGAACGAGGAGAGCAGGGCGTATTGGGTCGCGGTGTAGGCGATGTTGCACAGAGAAGAAAGGTAGGCCACAAACGCCGCAGTCCCCATGCCGCCGCTCAGGTTTTCGATCAGGATCGTCAAGGTGAATACAAGCATGTCGTGCCCCGACCGCGCCAGAACCACAAACATCAGGTTCGAGGCCAGCTGCAACAGACCGCACCAGAGCAGGGAACGCATGATTCCCAGTCGTTTCACCATCCAGCCGCCGAGAAACGCGCCGACAATGGTGGCGGTCAATCCCACCACCTTGCTGATTTCAGCAATTTCGATCCGGGTGAATCCAAGCTCGCTGTAGAACGGATTGCCCATGACCCCCGCCAGGGCATCCCCGAGTTTGTACAAAAGGATGAACAACAAGACCTGCATCCACCCCCGACGGGTCAAGAACTCGGCGAAGGGACCGATCACCGCCCCCGAAAACCACAGCGCAAACCGCCGTCCCACCCCCCCCAACCGATCGAAGGTGGCGATGCGGGCGCGCATCCGTTTTTCCAGACGGAGCGAGGCGCCGCTCACCGGCACCACCGGTTCCGGGGCAAACAGCACCGTCACCATCCCCACGCTCATGAGGCCTGCCATCATCAGATAGGTCGTCGTCCAGCCAAACCAGGTCGCCAGATACAGGGCCAAGGCCCCCGAGGCCAGCATCCCCAGCCGATACCCCAGAACCACCACCGCCGCCCCAGCCCCATACAATTCGGCATCGAGGATCTCGACCCGATAGGCATCGATCACGATGTCCTGCGTCGCCGACCAGAACGCCGTACACAAGGCAAACAGCGCCGTCCACCAGGGGAGGCGCTCGGGATGAGACAGGCCCATGGCGGCAATCGAAAGAATGAGAAAAAACTGCGTCGCCAACGCCCAGCTTCTCCTTCGGCCAAACGCCGCCGTCAGCCACGGAATCGGCAATCGATCCACCAGCGGCGCCCAGAGAAACTTGAACGTATAAGGGATTCCCGTCAGCGCAAAAAGGCCAATGGAGGTTTTGCTCACCCCCGATTCCGACAGCCACAACGACAGCGTACCAAAAGTCAACGCCAACGGCAGGCCGCTGGAAAACCCCAGAAACAACACCACCACGACCCGCGGATGTCCGTAGACATGGAAAAATTCGGACACGCCCGCCCATGGGTTGGATGAACCCCGATGCATGCTCGCTCCCATACCTCCTTTGCCAACAACCTTTCCTTCGATTCCGTCACCGGCCATCATTGCGGGAAAATGGACCCACCGCAATTGATATTCTTCGTCCACCACGCAAACCATTCCTCTGCTTCATCCCTCATCCAAGGCCACATGGTCCGAGGTTCGCCGTTTCTACCACGAACATCACAATCGCCGCATCCCCATTTTCACCGGGACCGGGACCCGGACCATCTCCCATCCATCCTGGCGCAAGAAACACCCCGACCGCGAAAATTTACCTTTCCTTTATTCGGAAACAGGCGCAACCGGTCGATCTTAAGGGACAGCCACCACCGGGCCAACCATGGCTTTTCCAATGTATTTTACACAAGGATCACCCTTCCCATCCCCTTTTCCTGGAACATTGACCGACAATTTGTTATAAACACGCTGTAAGGATTACACGGAACCTTGTCGCCCAACCATGGCCAAAACAAGTCATTTTAACCTTTCGACATCATAAAGGACACGTATGCAGCGATTCATTCTCACGTTTTTTACTGTATTTCTGGCCCCACTCTCCGCATGGGCCAGCGCCGCCACACCCATGGTCGAGGGTCCGGCCCTTTTCGGGATCCCCCTGGACTTCATGCTGTTCGCCCTGGTGCTCCTGGGCGTGGCTCTTTTTCACAACAATACCCTCCAGGTCGCCCTGACCGGCGTCACTACCATCATCATCTATAAATTAATCTTCACCGGCTTCAAACATGGAGACGGTCTGACCGGTCTGGCCCTTCACTTCCAACACGAATGGGTCATTCTGACCAACCTGCTGTGCCTGCTCATGGGATTCGCCCTGCTCTCCAATCATTTCGAGCACAGCAAGGTTCCCGACATTCTCCCCCGCTTTCTCCCCGGCGGCTGGGTCGGCAATTTTGTCCTGCTCGTCCTGATTTTCATCCTCTCAAGCTTCCTTGACAACATTGCCGCCGCCCTCATCGGCGGGACCATCGCCAAGGCGGTCTTTCGCAACAAGGTGCATATCGGCTACCTGGCCGCCATCGTCGCCGCCTCCAACGCTGGCGGTTCCGGCAGCGTCGTCGGCGATACCACCACCACCATGATGTGGATCGCCGGCATCAGCCCCCTGGCCGTCATTCACGCCTACGCCGGCGCCTTCGTCGCCCTGGTGATCTTCGGCATCCCCGCCTCGCTGCAACAGGACAAACATTCCGCGCTTGATTCCAATATTTCCGCGTCGATCAAGATCGATGGCCTGCGCGTCGCCCTTGTCGCCTTCATCCTTGTCATGGCCATCTCCGTCAACACGGTCATCAATGTCAAATTCAACGAAATTTCCGACACCTTCCCCTTCATCGGCGTCGCCGTCTGGGTCGCCATCCTCGTCAGCGCCCCCATCCGCGCTCCCGAATGGAAGCTGCTCCCCGAAACCTTCAAGGGAAGCATCTTTCTCCTGTCGCTCGTCGTCTGCGCCTCGCTGATGCCGGTGGAAAAACTTCCCCCCGCCTCCTGGGAAACCGCGCTTGGCCTGGGCTATGTCTCCGCCGTTTTCGACAACATTCCACTCACCGCCCTTGCCATCAAACAGGGGGGATATGATTGGGGCATCCTGGCCTATACCGTCGGCTTTGGTGGT
It encodes:
- a CDS encoding efflux RND transporter periplasmic adaptor subunit, with product MALSLALAAWVIRPVVPWAAAEGGSANGDAVGPASVEPRIIVVEEATIGATTTLGGTVVPYREVSFAAQMPGRVEYVAGKEGDWFKKGLILVALDDDDLLAKHRSAQAALATASANWRNARVQYTRQVYSGSSMASDNMGMDMPRMFDRVVTRPLSDMVGVDNPELTRRAQIYAQGTQIDQARYALTQAQAALEELEAKLRDTRSIAPFAGVIVAKHIEVGDTVQPGMPLLGFADTRHLQIKVDIPARLMPGIKKGMSIPARLDVGGVEAETRVAQVFPMADPQRHTVTVKLDLAEGSPAGPGMYAEVMIPDITTPVRNHPTIPKTAVIWRGSLPAVLVAIQGKEPELRMIRLGGLVEMNSVSVLSGLQAGERIFAEPPAGMIGGWDPQGKELPDREGMKQP
- a CDS encoding SCP-2 sterol transfer family protein, producing MAELFSAGWMVRFQEEWNKEKELSDALAEIDFNSTIAYGFEGDDKPIGVIVVQKGKVVQSGAYNGETVNWDLRASKANWEKWISKGIGMMGLGMAYTSRKLKFNVGDYGAMIKDPRMAAPFIKSFSVMGRV
- a CDS encoding ABC transporter permease — encoded protein: MNREIQAIGIHGIVPSAGFVQVWLRHFMVWRKTAAASLAGSLGEPFLYLLGLGYGLGRFVGSIGEMDYLVYLASGILAGNSMNSATFEAVYGGFTRMTRQNTFHAMLATPLRVADVVAGEVAWSATRSLFSGVAILAVGVGLGAFSPSGALAALSVVLLSGIAFGAMAMVVTAISPGYDFFLYYFTLVTTPMFLFCGVFYPVTALPSFVQSLVTLLPLTHVVALLRPLATGTLPEAAAIHLAVIGAYALVSFILAVFLVRRRIIV
- a CDS encoding ATP-binding cassette domain-containing protein; this translates as MTSTIIRASGLTKRYGERLVVDGIDFSVRQGECFGFLGPNGAGKSTTMRMIIGLTPRDDGILEVLGRDVRPEDPWIAARMGIVPQDNNLDTDLDVAENLEVYGRYFGLSRAERRERMDRLLEFAQLSDRRDTPVRILSGGMMRRLVIARALVAQPSIVILDEPTTGLDPQARHLIWQRLARLREQGVTLLLTTHYMEEAARLCDRLLILDQGRILDQGSPETLIARHVEPEVLEIWSRSGLPDPAGFAPIPGRLEQVGDTWHAHGSDLESFRSRVARHEGVSCILRPANLEDVFLRLTGHDLGEGS
- a CDS encoding NAD(P)H-hydrate dehydratase, giving the protein MMKLLTSDQMREADRRTIEELGLPGMVLMENAGQGVVQILKNELDDWRRRRILVVAGTGNNGGDGFVVARRLLQDGADTTVLLLGQAGSLKGDAATNHDIYHRLGGKVREIVTPDHLSGLKSRLNHAGVIIDAIFGTGLVRPITGVIATVIDSINQSGKPVLAVDIPSGIDADTGQILGTAIRADWTVTFAAEKIGHHLYPGAAFRGRLFRVEIGIPATFLEIPAHRVARNLTADLDIPAPRPDSHKGHFGHLFIVAGSLGKEGAAALTALGAQSAGCGLVTVATPGIAQPNVAAKLLEAMSLPLPDDGIRGLEPEALTTLLNHPVRPSVVAIGPGLGTGDGAVAVVTGLLHHWPDTPMVIDADGLNALARNQEHPLPLHRSAPTVLTPHPGEMSRLLCRTVASIQEDRLKSARTLAENLQAWVVLKGADSVISAPDGRLWINDSGNSGLSAGGSGDVLTGVIAGLLARGWPVESAVRAGVRVHGEAAEAAAAEFGGVIGLKAGDLFPFICRLLNRLG
- a CDS encoding aldo/keto reductase, translated to MERRSFGATGVRPTVFTLGTMRFLHGWDDPDDHLPEDSLANAHDIIHAALGMGINHIETARSYGKSERLIGKVLSLMKPPRSPLILTSKGQPTETAGEMRRQLENSLERLGVDRLDLYALHGLNNRMRADLALRPGGCLAALQRARDEGLIGAIGFSSHAPLPLLLELIATGEFAFVNLHYNFFRQENRAAVALAASREMGVFIISPNEKGGWLYQPSPQLEKECHPLHPVHFNERWLLSQPEVHTLSIGPSLAQHLDRHRPSLEKRPYWGNAERRIQTRLNLALSGSPLDRCGPCNRCLPCPVRIDIPNVLRLEHLAQTLRMEEFGRFRYGMMSPDDHWIPGARGNLCDHCGDCLPRCPQELPIPELVHRAHDRFQR
- the trmB gene encoding tRNA (guanosine(46)-N7)-methyltransferase TrmB; its protein translation is MSKNFQECPTEVITASNPNHPMIHNRFKVHGRKKGILKRSETDWLPQRLQESRPPWGATRDETLTRWHADPRNALLWLEIGFGNGETLTHLASHRPQDRLVGIDVFMEGFSALLRRMERLHIDTIAVEAGNAAEILETRRLNSMFDRVMINFPDPWPKKRHHKRRLIQKEFLDTLARALVPGGLVTLATDWSEYGIWMQDHLEAHPAFINPHGLRVPAPEPDLWLPTRFQRKGEAAGRSILHLSYQRS
- a CDS encoding AmpG family muropeptide MFS transporter, encoding MHRGSSNPWAGVSEFFHVYGHPRVVVVLFLGFSSGLPLALTFGTLSLWLSESGVSKTSIGLFALTGIPYTFKFLWAPLVDRLPIPWLTAAFGRRRSWALATQFFLILSIAAMGLSHPERLPWWTALFALCTAFWSATQDIVIDAYRVEILDAELYGAGAAVVVLGYRLGMLASGALALYLATWFGWTTTYLMMAGLMSVGMVTVLFAPEPVVPVSGASLRLEKRMRARIATFDRLGGVGRRFALWFSGAVIGPFAEFLTRRGWMQVLLFILLYKLGDALAGVMGNPFYSELGFTRIEIAEISKVVGLTATIVGAFLGGWMVKRLGIMRSLLWCGLLQLASNLMFVVLARSGHDMLVFTLTILIENLSGGMGTAAFVAYLSSLCNIAYTATQYALLSSFMAFGRTILSSGGGWLADQMSWVLFFLLTTAAAIPGLLLLAWMIKKFPPDATHSTLDGVD